In a genomic window of Ananas comosus cultivar F153 unplaced genomic scaffold, ASM154086v1, whole genome shotgun sequence:
- the LOC109705421 gene encoding putative nuclease HARBI1 codes for MGPTAAVGTAAKLAAVPTAAVGPESDCIGSLDGTHIHASVPLSEVAAFRGRKSYPTQNVLAAINFDLHFTYVLAGWEGSAHDALVLRDAIERPCGLRVPQGKYYLVDAGYSTRPGFISPYRSVRYHLREWGARTPSNPQELFNYRHSSLRTSVERAFGSLKNRFKILTSRPFFPFSTQVDLVLACCIVHNYIMSHGGDELVPSEEEWLAQSSHSTQLPQLRSRREYREEAREWEEKRNRIAMEMWQSRNN; via the exons ATGggcccaactgctgcagttggtacTGCAGCCAAATTGGCTGCAgtaccaactgcagcagttgggccCGAGTCG GATTGTATAGGATCACTTGACGGTACGCACATACATGCATCAGTTCCATTATCAGAAGTTGCGGCATTTCGTGGTAGAAAATCTTACCCTACACAAAATGTATTAGCGGCGATAAACTTTGACTTGCACTTTACATACGTCTTAGCTGGATGGGAGGGATCAGCACATGATGCACTTGTCTTACGAGATGCTATTGAAAGACCATGTGGTCTCAGGGTTCCTCAAG GAAAATATTATCTGGTTGACGCAGGCTATTCAACTAGACCTGGATTTATATCACCTTATCGAAGTGTTAGATATCATTTACGAGAATGGGGAGCTCGTACTCCTTCAAACCCACAGGAGCTTTTCAACTATAGACATTCATCTCTACGAACCTCGGTTGAGCGTGCATTTGGTTCATTAAAAAAccgtttcaaaattttaacctCCAGACCATTCTTTCCTTTTTCAACGCAAGTGGATCTAGTGCTTGCTTGTTGCATTGTGCATAACTATATAATGTCTCATGGAGGAGATGAATTAGTACCAAGTGAAGAAGAATGGCTAGCACAATCATCTCATTCCACTCAATTACCTCAATTACGATCTCGACGAGAATATAGGGAGGAGGCACGCGAATGGGAGGAAAAGAGGAATAGGATAGCGATGGAAATGTGGCAAAGTCGAAATAACTAA
- the LOC109705422 gene encoding L10-interacting MYB domain-containing protein-like → MDNEIRSNISSKKISAFKWNSIMSRFFIQFMAEQARQGMKIDKSFKPQTLNAAVVAVNEQFGCKITESNVRNHLRTLRARWLQIKQLKEKSGVGWDEKEKKIIMGEDEYKTYIQANPKDEPYINKPINDYEELALICGNDQATGKYTKQTDQALGVNLDGPSFINIDTTNEGDTGLDDIIFTESSQLPSTPKETTSNSSKGKNKRIGEKRLRDSETEVIRELATQVGQVATALKGTRSLQFSNELFQEVMKLPFSVEQLEDAYDFLMENDVQARCFMAKPLEMRMKWMQRFRRTRFYSDEDEPNP, encoded by the exons ATGGATAATGAAATACGTAGTAATATTAGCTCCAAGAAAATCAGTGCTTTCAAATGGAATTCTATTATGAGTAGATTTTTCATTCAATTTATGGCTGAGCAAGCTAGACAAGGAATGAAGATTGACAAGTCTTTTAAGCCTCAAACTCTCAATGCAGCGGTGGTAGCTGTCAATGAACAATTTGGATGTAAGATAACCGAAAGCAATGTTAGGAATCATTTGAGAACACTACGAGCGAGATGGTTACAAATCAAACAACTCAAGGAGAAAAGCGGTGTTGGGTGggatgagaaagagaaaaaaataataatgggaGAAGATGAGTACAAGACATATATTCAG GCCAATCCAAAAGATGAGCCATATATTAATAAACCGATCAATGATTATGAAGAGCTGGCTTTGATATGTGGCAATGATCAAGCGACGGGCAAATATACGAAGCAAACTGATCAAGCACTCGGTGTGAACTTAGATGGTCCTTCTTTTATTAACATTGATACAACTAACGAGGGTGATACTGGTCTGGATGATATAATATTCACAGAATCCTCCCAATTACCTTCTACTCCTAAGGAAACTACATCAAACTCTTCAAAAGGCAAGAATAAAAGAATTGGTGAAAAAAGGCTACGTGATAGTGAAACTGAAGTGATACGTGAATTAGCAACACAAGTAGGACAAGTCGCAACGGCCTTAAAAGGAACTAGATCTCTTCAATTTTCGAATGAGCTATTTCAGGAGGTAATGAAACTACCATTTTCAGTTGAACAACTCGAAGATGCTTATGATTTTTTAATGGAGAATGATGTGCAAGCTAGATGCTTTATGGCAAAGCCTTTAGAGATGCGTATGAAATGGATGCAACGCTTTCGGCGAACAAGATTCTATTCTGATGAGGATGAACCAAATCCTTAG